One window of the Nocardia terpenica genome contains the following:
- a CDS encoding LysR family transcriptional regulator has protein sequence MPGIVRTPTSSTPIHDCPPPLLDLTIDQLRTLLAVHQTGSPLAAARLLSREHSSVRKQVDKLNDAFTQMCGEPICIRQGRGQNYLFTPTGEQIAAHCRGMLGDWLTEISARRRKLGASITIATTEFTVDFLAQAWPLVADEFTRREIELTITHARTRDFWQRLDAQEVDLVCGSIAAAPDNDPIHDNYDVIEWHREPLALITNLTTRELPLQAVPQNRLPDIPLLAPAVGVIAEFLRRWYGPDFARRLTIVAEVDSIYYGLALLRSGLTHGALVCAHAVAQATIEGRLPGSPNLRLVPLTADYHPSLQLLAGIFGRRNERHNYDPSHPLNLLWAAFAATRPAAHHRTSADRAPVTRQRTH, from the coding sequence ATGCCCGGAATCGTGCGCACACCAACCTCATCCACCCCGATCCACGACTGCCCGCCACCACTACTGGACCTCACCATCGACCAGCTACGCACCCTGCTGGCCGTCCACCAGACCGGCTCACCGCTCGCCGCCGCGCGCCTGCTCAGCCGCGAACACTCCTCGGTCCGCAAACAGGTCGACAAGCTCAACGACGCCTTCACCCAGATGTGCGGCGAACCGATCTGCATCCGACAAGGCCGCGGACAGAACTATCTGTTCACCCCCACCGGCGAGCAGATCGCCGCGCATTGCCGCGGCATGCTCGGCGACTGGCTGACCGAGATCAGCGCCCGCCGCCGCAAACTCGGTGCCAGCATCACCATCGCCACCACCGAATTCACCGTCGACTTCCTAGCCCAGGCATGGCCCCTGGTCGCCGACGAATTCACCCGCCGCGAAATCGAACTCACCATTACCCACGCCCGCACCCGCGATTTCTGGCAACGCCTCGACGCCCAAGAGGTCGACCTCGTCTGCGGCAGCATCGCCGCCGCCCCCGACAACGACCCCATCCACGACAACTACGACGTCATCGAATGGCACCGCGAACCCCTCGCCCTCATCACGAACCTCACCACTCGTGAACTCCCACTGCAGGCCGTCCCCCAGAACCGGCTCCCCGACATACCGCTGCTGGCCCCCGCCGTCGGCGTCATCGCCGAATTCCTCCGCCGCTGGTACGGTCCCGACTTCGCCCGCCGCCTCACCATCGTCGCCGAGGTCGACAGCATCTACTACGGACTCGCTCTCCTGCGATCCGGCCTCACCCACGGCGCACTCGTCTGCGCTCATGCCGTCGCCCAAGCCACCATCGAAGGCCGACTCCCCGGCAGCCCCAACCTCCGTCTGGTCCCTCTCACCGCCGACTACCACCCCAGCCTGCAACTGCTCGCCGGAATCTTCGGGCGAAGGAACGAACGCCACAATTACGACCCCAGCCACCCCCTCAATCTCCTGTGGGCAGCGTTCGCCGCGACTCGGCCGGCTGCACATCATCGAACGTCAGCCGACCGGGCCCCGGTTACTCGTCAACGGACCCATTGA
- a CDS encoding radical SAM protein translates to MGTLNITGSGRAASCYFRTTVGDGSRKALVQIDERCNLHCVHCFVSATRQGATMAYDDITGAVIPRLAQARVERVTLTGGEPTIHPRFLDVVRAFRSAGMGVGVCTNATTLNEAAIAELTGIGGVHVNVSLDGFAPESHGMFRGDRDSFHMTIATTRSLARAGILQGLLCTPNSLAQDEEYRQLCEFAIECGAEYVLMNPLGSMGRGVKSRRKLAATDDRMAHIHDLTAPFAGAGLDVVHIRFPNTASLPLAGCEAGTIIYVFARGETTVCPYLVFAAKTPQSQHNPAEFIVGNILTDPDIADRLDTYPAARLQMGTNSTCASCGVADACGKGCPAAVVAAGQRIGAVDAEVCPVTTEGRRLLPLTVA, encoded by the coding sequence ATGGGAACACTCAACATCACCGGCAGCGGCCGGGCCGCGTCGTGTTATTTCCGCACCACCGTCGGTGACGGATCGCGGAAAGCGTTGGTGCAGATCGACGAACGCTGCAACTTGCACTGCGTTCATTGTTTCGTGTCGGCGACCAGGCAGGGCGCGACGATGGCCTACGACGACATCACCGGCGCGGTGATTCCCCGGCTGGCGCAGGCTCGGGTGGAGCGGGTCACGCTGACCGGCGGTGAGCCGACGATCCACCCGCGGTTCCTCGATGTGGTGCGGGCCTTCCGCAGTGCGGGCATGGGAGTGGGGGTGTGCACCAACGCGACCACTTTGAACGAGGCGGCGATCGCCGAGCTGACCGGGATCGGCGGTGTACACGTGAATGTGTCGCTGGATGGGTTCGCGCCCGAGTCGCACGGGATGTTCCGCGGCGACCGCGACTCCTTCCATATGACGATCGCGACGACGAGATCCCTTGCCCGCGCGGGCATTCTGCAAGGACTGCTGTGCACACCCAATTCGCTCGCACAGGACGAGGAATACCGGCAGCTGTGTGAATTCGCCATCGAGTGTGGTGCGGAGTACGTGCTGATGAACCCGCTCGGCTCGATGGGCCGTGGCGTGAAATCCCGGCGGAAGCTGGCCGCGACCGACGACCGCATGGCCCACATCCACGACCTGACTGCACCGTTCGCCGGTGCGGGCCTGGATGTTGTGCACATCCGATTCCCCAACACCGCCTCGCTCCCGCTGGCCGGGTGCGAGGCAGGCACGATCATCTACGTGTTCGCCCGCGGGGAGACCACGGTGTGTCCCTATCTTGTTTTTGCGGCGAAAACGCCGCAGTCCCAGCATAATCCGGCCGAATTCATCGTCGGAAACATCCTCACCGACCCCGATATCGCCGACCGCCTGGACACCTACCCGGCGGCCCGGCTACAGATGGGCACCAACTCGACCTGCGCGAGCTGCGGGGTCGCCGACGCCTGCGGGAAGGGATGCCCGGCGGCGGTGGTCGCGGCCGGACAGCGCATCGGCGCCGTGGATGCCGAGGTGTGCCCGGTCACCACCGAGGGACGGCGGCTGCTGCCGCTGACCGTCGCATGA